Proteins from a single region of Streptomyces sp. Tu 3180:
- a CDS encoding wax ester/triacylglycerol synthase family O-acyltransferase produces MTADPLAPLDLAFWNLESTGHPMHLGALGVFAARSPSASAHAADLLAARAAAVPGLRMRIRDVWRPLTALPSLRPPRPAPGESLVSALRRPLASALRGPFAFGGAAREPDPGFDPLDHVRLHAPAADFHAAAGGLMERPLERSRPPWEAHVLPGEDGASFAVLFKFHHALADGLRALTLAAALMDPMDLPASRPGPAEPPRGLLPDVRRLPDLVRDALSDAGRALDIGAAVARSTLDMRSSPALGCAPSGTRRTAGVVIDLDDVHRIRKSAGGTVNDVLIAVVAGALRRWLDERGDGSGGVAPRALVPVSRRRPRTAHPQGNRLSGYLLRLPVDERDPLARLALVRTAMDRNKDAGPHRGAGAVALLADHVPPLGHRLGGPLLGQAARLWFDVLVTSVPLPGFGLKLGGDPLGAVFPLAPLAPGHSLAVAVSTYRGHVHYGLVADGAAVPDLDRLARAVSEEVRTLITVCDP; encoded by the coding sequence GTGACCGCAGACCCGCTCGCTCCTCTCGACCTGGCGTTCTGGAACCTGGAGTCCACCGGCCATCCCATGCACCTGGGGGCGCTCGGGGTCTTCGCGGCCCGCTCGCCCTCCGCGAGTGCCCACGCGGCCGACCTGCTCGCCGCCCGGGCCGCCGCCGTGCCCGGACTGCGGATGCGCATCCGGGACGTGTGGCGGCCGCTCACCGCGCTCCCGTCGCTCCGGCCCCCGCGGCCGGCCCCCGGCGAGTCGCTCGTCTCCGCCCTGCGCCGTCCGCTCGCCTCCGCCCTGCGCGGGCCGTTCGCGTTCGGCGGTGCCGCGCGGGAACCCGACCCCGGCTTCGACCCCCTGGACCACGTCCGGCTGCACGCCCCGGCCGCCGACTTCCACGCCGCGGCCGGGGGGCTCATGGAACGCCCGCTGGAGCGCAGCCGGCCGCCCTGGGAGGCCCATGTGCTGCCGGGAGAGGACGGCGCCTCGTTCGCGGTGCTGTTCAAGTTCCACCACGCCCTCGCCGACGGACTGCGCGCGCTCACCCTGGCCGCCGCGCTGATGGACCCGATGGACCTGCCCGCCTCCCGGCCCGGTCCGGCCGAGCCGCCGCGCGGGCTGCTCCCGGACGTGCGCAGGCTGCCCGACCTCGTCCGGGACGCCCTGTCCGACGCCGGGCGGGCCCTGGACATCGGCGCCGCCGTCGCCCGCTCCACCCTCGACATGCGGTCCTCGCCCGCGCTCGGCTGCGCCCCCAGCGGCACCCGCCGCACCGCCGGCGTGGTGATCGACCTCGACGACGTGCACCGGATCCGCAAGAGCGCCGGCGGCACCGTCAACGACGTACTGATCGCGGTCGTCGCCGGCGCGCTGCGGCGCTGGCTCGACGAGCGCGGCGACGGCAGCGGGGGCGTCGCGCCCCGCGCCCTCGTCCCCGTCTCCCGGCGCCGGCCGCGCACCGCCCACCCGCAGGGCAACCGGCTCTCCGGGTACCTGCTGCGGCTGCCCGTCGACGAGCGGGACCCGCTCGCCCGCCTCGCCCTGGTGCGCACCGCCATGGACCGCAACAAGGACGCCGGTCCCCACCGGGGCGCCGGTGCCGTCGCCCTGCTCGCCGACCACGTGCCGCCGCTCGGCCACCGGCTCGGCGGGCCGCTGCTCGGCCAGGCGGCCCGCCTCTGGTTCGACGTCCTGGTCACCAGTGTGCCGCTGCCCGGCTTCGGCCTGAAGCTCGGCGGCGACCCGCTCGGCGCGGTCTTCCCGCTCGCGCCGCTGGCCCCCGGACACTCCCTCGCGGTCGCGGTCTCCACCTACCGCGGGCACGTCCACTACGGCCTGGTCGCCGACGGCGCGGCCGTCCCCGACCTCGACCGGCTGGCCCGTGCGGTGTCCGAGGAGGTGCGGACGCTGATCACCGTCTGCGATCCCTGA
- a CDS encoding SDR family NAD(P)-dependent oxidoreductase, protein MTVTEDGPRATDAVAHGPGIDPERLAVCLSVLEELDRLDVDHPDAILVRRATSHIYRTVKQRRRQERRAAKTAHDRAVTEATATGSAERIDDETEGILPSSRVAPGRIAGILRRPRSCYVCKARYVEVDYFYHQLCPKCAAENRARRDARTDLTGKRALLTGGRAKIGMYIALRLLRDGAHTTITTRFPKDAIRRFRAMDDSADWIHRLEVVGIDLRDPAQAVALADRVAEQGPLDILINNATQTVRRLPSAYAALVEGESAPLPAGELPAHHVIGAFGSGAVDGLTALPVGAGGLDAQKVADLALVAGNASVARHRDGTAIDAGGLVPDVVDTNTWVQTIEQISPVELLETQLCNYTAPFILISKLRPVMAEAARRASAGRAYVVNVSAMEGVFARGYKGAGHPNTNAAKAAMNMVTRTSAQEMFDTDRILMTSVDTGWITDERPHFDKLRLAEAGFHAPLDLVDGAARVYDPIVRGEAGEDLYGVFLKDYAPGKW, encoded by the coding sequence ATGACGGTGACAGAGGACGGCCCCCGGGCCACGGACGCGGTGGCACACGGGCCCGGTATCGACCCGGAGCGGCTCGCCGTCTGCCTCAGCGTGCTCGAGGAACTCGACAGGCTCGACGTCGACCACCCGGACGCGATCCTGGTCCGCCGGGCCACCTCGCACATCTACCGCACCGTCAAGCAGCGCCGCCGCCAGGAGCGCCGCGCCGCCAAGACCGCCCACGACAGGGCGGTCACCGAGGCCACCGCGACCGGCTCCGCCGAGCGCATCGACGACGAGACGGAAGGCATCCTGCCGTCCTCCCGCGTGGCGCCCGGCCGGATCGCGGGGATACTCCGGCGTCCCCGCTCCTGCTACGTCTGCAAGGCCCGCTACGTCGAGGTCGACTACTTCTACCACCAGCTCTGCCCGAAGTGCGCCGCCGAGAACCGGGCCCGGCGCGACGCCCGCACCGACCTCACCGGCAAGCGCGCCCTGCTCACCGGCGGGCGCGCCAAGATCGGCATGTACATAGCACTGCGGCTGCTGCGTGACGGCGCGCACACCACGATCACCACCCGCTTCCCCAAGGACGCCATCCGCCGTTTCCGGGCCATGGACGACTCCGCGGACTGGATCCACCGCCTGGAGGTCGTCGGCATCGACCTGCGCGACCCGGCCCAGGCCGTCGCGCTGGCCGACCGGGTCGCGGAGCAGGGCCCGCTCGACATCCTGATCAACAACGCCACCCAGACCGTACGCCGCCTGCCGTCCGCGTACGCCGCGCTCGTGGAGGGCGAGAGCGCCCCGCTGCCGGCCGGCGAGCTGCCCGCCCACCACGTCATCGGCGCCTTCGGCTCCGGCGCGGTCGACGGCCTGACCGCACTGCCCGTCGGCGCCGGTGGACTCGACGCGCAGAAGGTCGCCGACCTCGCCCTGGTCGCGGGCAACGCCAGCGTGGCCCGGCACCGTGACGGCACCGCCATCGACGCCGGTGGCCTGGTCCCCGACGTGGTCGACACCAACACCTGGGTGCAGACCATCGAGCAGATCTCCCCGGTGGAACTGCTGGAGACCCAGCTGTGCAACTACACGGCGCCGTTCATCCTGATCAGCAAGTTGCGTCCGGTGATGGCCGAGGCCGCGCGCCGGGCGTCCGCGGGGCGCGCGTACGTCGTCAACGTCTCGGCGATGGAGGGCGTGTTCGCCCGCGGCTACAAGGGCGCGGGCCACCCCAACACCAACGCGGCCAAGGCGGCCATGAACATGGTGACGCGGACCAGCGCGCAGGAGATGTTCGACACCGACCGCATCCTGATGACGTCGGTCGACACCGGCTGGATCACCGACGAGCGCCCTCACTTCGACAAGCTGCGCCTCGCCGAGGCAGGCTTCCACGCCCCGCTCGACCTGGTCGACGGGGCGGCCCGCGTCTACGACCCCATCGTGCGCGGCGAGGCGGGCGAGGACCTGTACGGCGTCTTCCTGAAGGACTACGCGCCCGGCAAGTGGTGA
- a CDS encoding VOC family protein, with amino-acid sequence MPEAQRSSTTQPPLANIQLNHTVVHARDRRLSAEFLAVILGLEVGAPFGPFLPVDLGNGVTLDYYEKRDEPIQGQHYAFLVPEERFDAMIGRLEAVGVTYYADPGHTEPGRVNDLFGGRGAYFDDPDGHNMEIMTRPYARP; translated from the coding sequence ATGCCCGAAGCACAGCGCTCCTCGACGACCCAACCGCCCCTCGCGAACATCCAGTTGAACCACACCGTCGTCCACGCCCGCGACCGGCGGCTCTCGGCGGAGTTCCTCGCCGTGATCCTCGGCCTGGAGGTCGGCGCCCCGTTCGGGCCGTTCCTGCCCGTGGACCTCGGCAACGGGGTGACGCTCGACTACTACGAGAAGCGGGACGAGCCGATCCAGGGGCAGCACTACGCGTTCCTCGTGCCCGAGGAGCGGTTCGACGCGATGATCGGCCGCCTCGAGGCGGTCGGGGTCACCTACTACGCCGACCCGGGTCACACCGAACCCGGCCGGGTCAACGACCTGTTCGGCGGTCGCGGCGCCTACTTCGACGACCCCGACGGCCACAACATGGAGATCATGACCCGGCCCTACGCCCGGCCGTAG
- a CDS encoding amidase — protein sequence MTSWVGRTAVEIAAAVREKRVAPREVVAEHLARIERLDGRVGAFRAVRAAAALAEADEVAARAGLGELPLAGVPVAVKDNLAVRGESTRVGSAATPDTPAERDHETVARLRAAGAVVVGLTNVPELCVFGTTEGVHGTARNPWDPTRTAGGSSGGSAAAVAAGMVPIALGNDGMGSLRIPAANCGLVTIKPGRAVVPAGIGDGDWFGMSENGPLATTVEDARVVFAVLAGTGTVRSAGNGTRRIAVSLRSPLAGVVVARPYAAAVREAAGVLIKAGHQVRRADPPYPVSLGATALAHWTAGTAVDARGVDARLLTRRTRVHAAVGRRCEHAVRSGTGRERLRRRLEPFFAEHDVLLTPALARRSPRAAPWHERGWLRNVAVNSAYSPLTPPWNLTGWPAMSVPFGTLPSGAPCAVQLVGRPGSEADLLEIAGQLEQRRPWPRTAPLE from the coding sequence GTGACCAGTTGGGTCGGCCGGACCGCCGTCGAGATCGCCGCCGCCGTACGGGAGAAGCGGGTCGCGCCGCGGGAGGTGGTCGCGGAGCACCTCGCGCGGATCGAGCGGCTCGACGGGCGGGTCGGGGCCTTCCGCGCGGTACGGGCCGCGGCCGCGCTCGCCGAGGCCGACGAGGTGGCCGCTCGCGCCGGGCTGGGTGAACTCCCCCTGGCCGGGGTGCCCGTGGCCGTCAAGGACAACCTCGCCGTGCGCGGCGAGAGCACGCGCGTCGGGTCGGCGGCGACCCCGGACACGCCCGCCGAGCGGGACCACGAGACGGTGGCCCGGCTGCGGGCGGCGGGCGCGGTGGTCGTGGGGCTGACGAACGTGCCGGAGCTGTGCGTCTTCGGCACCACCGAGGGCGTCCACGGCACCGCCCGCAACCCCTGGGACCCGACGCGCACCGCGGGAGGGTCGTCCGGGGGCAGCGCGGCCGCCGTCGCCGCCGGGATGGTGCCGATCGCCCTCGGCAACGACGGGATGGGCTCGCTGCGCATACCGGCCGCCAACTGCGGTCTGGTCACCATCAAGCCGGGCCGCGCGGTCGTGCCCGCGGGGATCGGGGACGGCGACTGGTTCGGGATGTCGGAGAACGGGCCGCTCGCCACGACGGTCGAGGACGCCCGTGTGGTGTTCGCGGTCCTCGCCGGGACCGGGACGGTGCGCAGCGCCGGGAACGGCACCCGCAGGATCGCCGTGTCCCTGCGCAGCCCGCTGGCCGGCGTCGTCGTGGCCCGGCCGTACGCGGCGGCCGTCCGGGAGGCCGCCGGAGTGCTGATCAAGGCCGGGCACCAGGTGCGGCGGGCCGATCCGCCGTACCCGGTGTCGCTGGGCGCGACCGCGCTGGCGCACTGGACGGCGGGGACGGCCGTGGACGCACGCGGTGTCGACGCCCGGCTGCTGACGCGGCGCACCCGGGTGCACGCGGCCGTCGGCCGGCGCTGCGAGCACGCCGTGCGCTCCGGGACCGGCCGGGAGCGGCTGCGCCGGCGGCTGGAGCCGTTCTTCGCCGAGCACGACGTCCTGCTCACCCCGGCGCTGGCCCGCCGCTCCCCCAGGGCGGCGCCCTGGCACGAGCGGGGCTGGCTGCGGAACGTGGCCGTCAACTCGGCCTACTCGCCGCTGACTCCGCCCTGGAACCTGACGGGATGGCCCGCGATGTCCGTTCCGTTCGGCACCCTGCCGTCCGGCGCGCCCTGCGCGGTCCAGCTGGTGGGCCGTCCCGGGTCGGAGGCCGATCTGCTGGAGATCGCCGGGCAGTTGGAGCAGCGGCGCCCGTGGCCGCGGACCGCGCCCCTGGAGTAG